The DNA window TTGGCCGACAAGGTCGGCGTGAAGGAGCGTTATGTGCGTGAGTGGCTGTCGGCTCAAGCGGCGGCCGAATATGTCAGCTATGACGACCAGACCGAGCGCTTCTACCTGACACCCGAACAGGCAATGGTGTTTGCGGAGGAAAACAGTCCCGCCTTCTTCACCGGCGCCTTCGAAGTTGTTCAATCCATGTGGCTCGACGAGCCGAAAATCGCCAATGCTTTCAAGACCGGCAGCGGTCTCGGCTGGCATGAACACAGCGCCTGCCTGTTCCGCGGCACGGAGCGTTTCTTCCGGCCGGGCTACAACAGCCATCTTGTTGCGGAATGGATACCGGCGCTGAAGGGTATGCACGAAAAGCTTCAAGCCGGTGCGGCCGTCGCCGATGTCGGCTGTGGCCATGGCGCCTCGACCATCCTGATGGCGCAGGCCTATCCGAACTCGACCTTCTTCGGCTTCGACTATCATCTCCCCTCCATCGAACGGGCGAAAGCCGCAGCGAAAGAGGCGGGTGTCGATGGCCGCATCACCTTCGAGCAGGCGACCGCCAAGGATTTCCCGGCTGCCGGCTATGACCTCGTGGCGATGTTCGACTGCCTGCACGACATGGGCGATCCTGTCGGCGCTGGAAAGCATGTCAGGGAAAGTCTCGCCGACGACGGCACCTGGATGATCGTCGAACCCTTTGCGCATGATTGCCTGAAGGACAATCTCAACCCGGTCGGCCGCGTTTACTACGGCGCATCGACGATGATCTGCACGCCGGCCTCGCTGTCACAGGAAGTCGGGCTGGGTTTAGGCGCGCAAG is part of the Rhizobium jaguaris genome and encodes:
- a CDS encoding class I SAM-dependent methyltransferase, giving the protein MREPDMQKLDALVGRLVGDLGAAVTGVLVTLGDHLGLFRAMADGTPMTSAELADKVGVKERYVREWLSAQAAAEYVSYDDQTERFYLTPEQAMVFAEENSPAFFTGAFEVVQSMWLDEPKIANAFKTGSGLGWHEHSACLFRGTERFFRPGYNSHLVAEWIPALKGMHEKLQAGAAVADVGCGHGASTILMAQAYPNSTFFGFDYHLPSIERAKAAAKEAGVDGRITFEQATAKDFPAAGYDLVAMFDCLHDMGDPVGAGKHVRESLADDGTWMIVEPFAHDCLKDNLNPVGRVYYGASTMICTPASLSQEVGLGLGAQAGEMKLRKVAMDAGYSHFRKATETPFNMVFEVRA